A genome region from Archaeoglobus fulgidus DSM 4304 includes the following:
- a CDS encoding sulfite exporter TauE/SafE family protein — protein sequence MGGSFATGGSAMTPDMFIHIGPFEAIFLLALGFFGGMLSGFIGSGGAFVLTPGMMSIGTPGPIAVASNMCHKFPKAMIGAYRRYKLRQLDPKLAVIMAVSAIAGVQVGIQVQKQIYEALGETGTNLYVSIAFLVVLPAVSLLLLRDVVRAKKLGISDTESTLPKKLEEKFRLPPRIRFDVVGRTHSAWLTIPLGFGTGFLAATIAVGGFIGVPSMIYLIGASSAVASGTELGIAFVMGSTGTFTWIYLLGAVDFRLTTLILATSLIGVQIGAVGTTYVRQYYIKMAMATVMLLVTLSRALAVPGYLAELGWIELDEGVVETLNSLVLPVMAVAMLSVTPLVGYPMMKVRMKLKKLGLLDRAIEASAHTGSGNLKRLGIFGVWTLANYYWLFRDPEWWPNFVTSIPHADPLTGVVLSIGVILLAIYWSFIHGSFAHAFLDLIKVSALRDDLAKSIAQSGYEGIDAWASEVKAGVGA from the coding sequence ATGGGTGGAAGCTTTGCGACGGGCGGAAGTGCAATGACGCCCGACATGTTCATCCACATTGGGCCCTTTGAAGCGATTTTTCTCCTTGCCCTCGGTTTCTTCGGTGGAATGCTGAGCGGCTTCATCGGCAGCGGAGGCGCTTTCGTCCTCACTCCCGGTATGATGTCAATCGGCACTCCGGGGCCGATAGCAGTAGCATCAAACATGTGCCACAAGTTCCCTAAAGCAATGATAGGCGCCTACAGGAGATACAAGCTCAGGCAGCTTGACCCGAAGCTTGCAGTTATTATGGCCGTTTCTGCAATAGCAGGTGTTCAGGTCGGAATTCAGGTTCAGAAGCAGATTTATGAGGCTCTCGGAGAAACGGGAACAAACCTTTATGTCAGTATTGCATTCTTGGTTGTTTTGCCTGCAGTATCCCTGCTTCTTTTGAGAGACGTGGTGAGGGCGAAAAAGCTCGGCATATCCGACACCGAATCAACCCTGCCAAAGAAGCTTGAAGAGAAATTTAGGCTTCCTCCGAGGATAAGGTTCGACGTTGTCGGAAGAACGCATTCAGCATGGCTCACGATTCCCCTCGGATTTGGTACAGGGTTCCTCGCTGCAACGATTGCCGTTGGTGGTTTTATAGGCGTTCCTTCCATGATATACCTTATTGGCGCTTCCAGTGCCGTTGCGAGTGGGACAGAGCTGGGAATAGCCTTTGTCATGGGTTCTACCGGTACATTCACGTGGATTTACTTGCTTGGAGCTGTTGATTTCAGGCTCACAACCCTCATTCTTGCCACGTCGCTCATAGGGGTGCAGATTGGAGCTGTCGGAACGACCTACGTCAGGCAGTACTACATAAAGATGGCGATGGCGACAGTGATGCTCCTCGTAACGCTGAGCAGGGCTCTGGCCGTTCCGGGCTACCTGGCAGAGCTTGGGTGGATTGAGCTGGATGAGGGAGTGGTAGAAACCCTGAACTCACTCGTGCTTCCGGTAATGGCTGTTGCGATGCTTTCCGTAACTCCACTCGTCGGATATCCGATGATGAAGGTTAGGATGAAGCTGAAGAAGCTCGGATTGCTTGACAGGGCTATTGAAGCCTCGGCCCACACCGGGTCTGGCAACCTCAAGAGGCTCGGAATATTCGGCGTCTGGACACTCGCAAACTACTACTGGCTCTTCCGCGACCCTGAATGGTGGCCGAACTTCGTCACCTCAATACCCCACGCCGACCCTCTGACAGGGGTGGTGCTGTCAATCGGAGTTATACTGCTTGCCATCTACTGGAGCTTCATCCACGGGAGCTTTGCACACGCATTCCTCGACCTCATCAAGGTTTCAGCGCTGAGAGATGACCTCGCCAAATCAATAGCCCAGAGCGGGTATGAGGGTATAGACGCGTGGGCTTCAGAGGTTAAGGCGGGTGTAGGAGCATGA
- a CDS encoding ribbon-helix-helix protein, CopG family, whose amino-acid sequence MPKFKRLSVAVDDSIVEILEKLTAVENKTVSDIIRESIITYAELAEGGARISDLKQYEDILERRDHVMVDLEMWIALLDLVNAKADEEFWKLIENVGYELGVEMKLKGFGLDELLEHMRIKNLLNYSREGGIYILTLVSRSATNMVMRMLRGAFRAMQIEAEVIPGVRKVVIVDKKALKDKDVQKWIAEMGRTFEGSDWPMW is encoded by the coding sequence ATGCCGAAGTTCAAGAGATTGTCCGTTGCAGTTGATGATTCTATTGTGGAAATCCTTGAAAAGCTAACGGCAGTGGAAAATAAGACAGTATCCGACATTATCAGAGAATCGATTATAACTTATGCCGAACTTGCAGAGGGTGGGGCGAGAATATCTGATCTCAAGCAGTACGAGGACATCCTCGAAAGAAGGGACCACGTAATGGTGGACCTCGAAATGTGGATTGCCCTCCTCGACCTCGTAAACGCGAAGGCCGACGAAGAATTCTGGAAGCTCATAGAGAATGTTGGTTACGAGCTAGGCGTGGAGATGAAGCTTAAAGGCTTCGGCCTCGACGAGCTGCTCGAGCATATGAGAATCAAAAACCTGCTCAACTACAGCAGAGAGGGTGGAATTTACATTCTGACGCTGGTTTCGAGAAGTGCTACGAACATGGTCATGAGGATGTTGAGAGGAGCATTCAGGGCAATGCAGATTGAAGCGGAGGTTATTCCGGGAGTCAGAAAAGTGGTCATAGTGGACAAGAAGGCCCTCAAAGATAAGGACGTGCAGAAGTGGATAGCAGAGATGGGAAGGACCTTTGAGGGGTCCGACTGGCCAATGTGGTGA
- a CDS encoding endonuclease V, producing the protein MNLEELRRIQEEMSRSVVLEDLIPLEELEYVVGVDQAFISDEVVSCAVKLTFPELEVVDKAVRVEKVTFPYIPTFLMFREGEPAVNAVKGLVDDRAAIMVDGSGIAHPRRCGLATYIALKLRKPTVGITKKRLFGEMVEVEDGLWRLLDGSETIGYALKSCRRCKPIFISPGSYISPDSALELTRKCLKGYKLPEPIRIADKLTKEVKRELTPTSKLK; encoded by the coding sequence ATGAATCTCGAAGAGCTGAGGAGGATACAGGAGGAGATGTCCAGAAGTGTGGTTCTCGAAGACTTAATCCCTCTTGAAGAGCTTGAGTACGTTGTGGGTGTTGATCAGGCCTTTATCAGCGATGAGGTTGTCTCATGTGCGGTCAAGCTGACCTTTCCGGAACTGGAGGTTGTTGATAAAGCTGTGAGGGTTGAGAAGGTCACTTTCCCCTACATCCCCACCTTTCTCATGTTCAGGGAGGGAGAGCCTGCAGTTAATGCGGTCAAAGGGCTTGTGGATGACAGAGCGGCAATCATGGTTGATGGGAGCGGAATTGCCCATCCGAGAAGGTGCGGGCTTGCAACATACATCGCCCTAAAGCTGAGAAAGCCGACTGTGGGGATAACAAAGAAAAGGCTTTTTGGTGAGATGGTAGAGGTGGAAGATGGGCTTTGGAGGCTTTTAGATGGAAGTGAAACCATAGGCTACGCCCTTAAAAGCTGCAGGAGGTGCAAACCAATCTTCATCTCACCGGGGAGTTACATATCTCCTGACTCAGCCTTGGAGCTGACGAGAAAGTGCCTTAAAGGCTACAAGCTTCCTGAGCCGATAAGAATCGCCGACAAACTTACCAAGGAGGTTAAGAGGGAGTTGACTCCAACCTCAAAGCTTAAATAA
- a CDS encoding histone deacetylase family protein, which translates to MVTGIVFHEEYLKHEQSPTHPERRERLAYTMDQLREEGIFESERIVLLEPFKASLEDVLEVHTEEYVRFLEMESKKGGIIDFDTNIPVGVFDRALLAAGGAIRAAQAVLNKECENAFAMIRPPGHHAKPYIGAGFCYLNNMAIMVKWLLKQGFERIAILDWDAHHGDGTQEIFYNDDRVLFISTHQMPLYPGTGYPEECGTGKGEGYTVNIPLPPGTGDEGYMMVIDEIIEPVVNEFKPQFIAISAGQDNHFTDPITSLALTARGYAEMMRRAVAMAEKHCDGRLVAVLEGGYSVEGALPYTNLGIIAAMAGFDLSAIREPENYLPELLWRKRDSALVKLKHNIEDVKRVHSKYWKCFK; encoded by the coding sequence ATGGTTACCGGCATTGTCTTTCATGAGGAGTATCTGAAGCACGAGCAGAGCCCAACTCATCCCGAAAGGCGTGAGAGGCTTGCTTACACAATGGACCAGCTGAGGGAGGAGGGGATATTCGAGAGCGAGCGTATTGTTCTTCTTGAGCCCTTCAAAGCATCGCTTGAGGATGTTCTTGAGGTGCACACTGAGGAGTATGTAAGATTCCTTGAGATGGAGAGCAAGAAGGGCGGAATTATTGACTTTGACACCAACATTCCTGTAGGGGTTTTTGACAGGGCCCTGTTGGCGGCTGGTGGAGCGATAAGGGCTGCTCAGGCCGTGCTAAACAAGGAGTGCGAGAACGCTTTTGCGATGATTCGCCCTCCGGGGCACCATGCGAAGCCCTACATCGGGGCTGGTTTTTGCTACCTCAACAACATGGCGATAATGGTGAAGTGGCTGCTGAAGCAGGGCTTTGAAAGGATTGCCATTCTGGACTGGGACGCTCACCACGGCGACGGCACTCAGGAGATTTTCTACAACGACGACAGAGTTCTTTTCATATCAACCCACCAGATGCCCCTCTACCCCGGAACGGGCTATCCTGAGGAGTGCGGAACTGGCAAGGGCGAGGGCTACACGGTAAACATCCCTCTCCCTCCCGGAACGGGAGATGAGGGCTACATGATGGTCATTGACGAGATAATTGAGCCAGTTGTCAATGAATTTAAGCCGCAGTTCATTGCTATCTCTGCCGGACAGGACAACCACTTCACGGACCCAATTACAAGCCTGGCTTTGACTGCAAGGGGATATGCGGAGATGATGCGGAGGGCTGTTGCAATGGCTGAAAAGCACTGCGACGGAAGACTTGTTGCCGTTCTTGAGGGAGGTTACAGCGTTGAAGGGGCCCTGCCTTACACAAACCTCGGGATAATTGCGGCGATGGCGGGCTTTGACCTGTCAGCCATAAGGGAGCCCGAAAACTACCTCCCCGAGCTGCTCTGGCGGAAGAGGGATTCGGCATTGGTGAAGCTGAAGCACAACATAGAGGATGTGAAGAGGGTTCACTCAAAATACTGGAAGTGCTTCAAATGA